The genomic segment CTTTGGGTCCAATGAGGCCCATGCCGCCTTGTGCGTCAGGATAGTTCCCAACGAGGAAGGGCTCAGCTGGCAGCAGGAAATGGAAGAGCTTACCAAACCTGTCACGGACCGAGTGATCACCTATAAGGTCACGAAAGAACACCTTTTGGTATTTTCCGGATTTCGGGGTAAGGAAAAAGACAAGGTTTTTTATTGGAAAGCCATCCCCGTCCGGGTCGATGACCGGCGTTTCACTCTCTTATTTACAATGTGGTTCCCACGGGAGAAAAAGGGGACCTTTGATCCCATCCTGGAATACTGCGCGAAATCCTTTCGGCCGGTAACGACGGGTTCCCATCGGGTTGTCCTAGGTTGGAAAGAGACCGACGGTTCCCAGGAGATGGAACAAGCGGTCGCTGAGGCAAGGGCGTGGATGCAAGCTAACCTTCAATGCGGGCAGTATGGAAAAGAGAAGGGATGGGACGACCCACTTCCATCGGGTCCCTGCACGATCGAGCCGGAAGAGCCGGATATATTCGACCTGTCGGGGAGCGGTCAGAAGCAATTCATCCTGACCGCCTTCGGGTCTATAGAGCTTGTCCCCTACGGGAATCGATGCGATCAGAAATTCGTTCTGTTCACCGAGATGGGAGGCAAATTGACCCACCAAGTCCTTGGTTGGGACAACCAAGAAGACACTTTCAATTCCTATGGGGCAATGAAGGTTTTGGGGTTCCCTGATGGCCGAAAAGCTCTTTTATTCCTTATCGGTCAGATAGGGTGCCAGAGAAATGGTCACTTGTTCATGGAGGTCCAAGGGGTTGTTCGGGATGTCCTGGATTACTTGGAAAGTGACGATCCTTGCAGGGCCAGCCAACAGGTAGGGGCCCAAGGATTTGACAGTGTTTTGGAGTTGAGGGACAAAAGCCATCTTCGTTTATTCAAAAAAAACTATGAAACGATCGACAAGGACGGAGTGCTGGGTGTTCCGGCGAAGTTCCATTACAGCGAGGTCAACTATCGTTTTGATAAGACCCAAGGGATCTTCATACCGGATAGTCCTGAAAGGGAGCTTGCGAAGGGGCCTGCTGAAAAAGAATGGAATGAAGCCCCCAGGGACGTCATTCGGTATTGAACAAAGGGTCGGTTCAATTTCTAAAACTTTTGGAGATTTTCTTTCTATTCTCGCCCTTTGGTCCCCGTCAGTCTTTCACTTAACTCCCACAACCTCTTCGCCGCTTCCGGATCCACCGCGTAGGGCATAACCCCCAAGGGCTTCGAGGCGAACTTCTTGGCTGCATCACTGGTCAGGTCGACTACTGGGGCCACATCGCAGTCCTGGCAATAGACCCCACCCATTCCTTTTAAACTCGGGCTGGTGGCGCACCAGACGCTGGTCGCGGCCCCTTGCTCGACCGTCTTGAAGCCCCGCTCGGGGTCGATGACGGGCTGTCCCTTCTCATCCACGGCCCCACCGGCCTTGAGTTGTTCCGGCGTGATGTATTTCCCCAACCCCGTCGCCACGATCCCCCCGGGATGCACCGAAAAGGCCCGGATGCCATCGGCTTCTCCCCGCCGGTCCAGTTCCAGGGCGAAAAGGATATTGGCGGTCTTGGATTGCCCATAGCCCAACCAAGGGGTGTATTCCCGGCGCTCAAAGTTGGGGTCCTCGAAGACCACGGGGGAGTGGCGGTGGCCCCAGGAGGAGAGGGAAACGACCCGGGCGCACTGAGCGGCCTTGAGGGCCGGCCAAAGTTTGAGGGTCAGTTGGAAGTGCCCCAGGTGGTTGGTGGAGAACTGGGATTCGTAGCCCCGGCTGTCCCGGGTCAGGGGGCAGGCCATGATCCCGGCGCTATTGATAAGTAAAGAGAGGGACTGGCCCGTCGCCAGCCCATTCGACCCGGTAGCCGGGCTCAGGGTGGTAAGGCCCTTTAGAAACCGATCGGCAAAGGCGTCGATGGAGGCTGGGTCCATCAGGTCCATGGGCTCGACGGCGATCCCGAGGCCCTTGAGGGCGTCCTGGGCCCTAGGCACGTCCCGGGCGGGGACCAGCACCTGGGCCCCGGCCTGCCGGAGCACCCGGGCGGTCTCCAGCCCCAAGCCTGAGTAACCCCCGGTCACGATGGCGGTCTGGCCGGTCAGATCGATTCCCTGGATGACCTCCTCGGCGGTCGAGGCGGGGCCGAAGCCGGAATGGATGGGGGATTGGGGGGTGGTCATGGGACCCATTCTGGCGGGTCGACCTTCTGAAAGCCAAGGGTGCCCTTCGAGAGCCTCAGGGTTCGGGGGGTGGCAGGGGGCTGAAATTTATCACGCCGTGATAAAACCGGAGGCATCCCGACCGAACCGGGGGGCTGGCAGGGGTCGGGTTTTACCACGGCGTGGTAAAACCAGGCCAGCCCTTCGAGGGCCTCAGGGTCCGGAGGGGGGGAACCAGTGGCAAGTTTTATTACCGGGTAATAAAACCGGGTGGGCGTGGAATTAAGGCGTGGAATTAATTGGAAGAATAGGTATTCGAAAAATAAGGGGAATAATGGCATTCTGCAAGTCTTGCACAATGCCACGGAAACCCTTAAAAAACGCATGGTCGAAAATACCCTGAACTCCTCAGGGTCCGCAGGCCTGGGTACTGGATCCATCCGGAACCGAGCGGGAGGCACCCTCACCCCAACCCTCTCCCCTCGAGAGAGAGGGCGAGCAAAGGGGCTGAGCCTGTCTGAAGCGGGTGAAGGGGTCGATTTGTTACTAATGGTAACACTCGAAATAAGGGAATTTGAGGGGTGCTCCCAGGAGCAGACCCTTAACGCCTAGAATTCAATAAATGTATTGCTTTAATGATACATATATTGACTTTATGTAATGTTTTAATAATACTTAAAAGCATGAGACATAACAAGAAAAGCACAGTTCTCCAGCGTCAGCTCCTGGACCAAAAATTCAAAGATCTCCCCAATCTGCCGCCCAAACCACAAGGTGGATGGTTGAAAGCGGATCGCGTGGCTTTGGGTTTGAGCATTCGGCAATTGGCCAAGCGCTTGAAAGTCAGCCTCAAGGCGATCGATTCCATTGAAAAGAATGAAGCCCTAGGGACCGCGACCCTCAACAGCATCGCGCGTTCGGCGAAGGCGATGGGCTGCCGGCTGGTCTACGCGGTCGTACCCGAAGAAGGGGCTGATTCCTTGGAATCCATCTTAGATAAGAGGGCCCTGGCTTTGGCCCGCCGCATCCGGAACCAGACGGCCCATTCCATGAGACTGGAAGACCAAGCGGTGGAAAGCTCCATAGCGTCCAAAAGAGAGAACGACCTGGCGGCCGAGCTCAAGGCCAAGCAAGACCCACGGCTTTGGGAAGAACCGTGATCGACCTTTTCGCGGCCTCGGACGGACAGACGCCTTTGACCGATGAGGAAAAGGAAGGCTTGATCCCGCCCGCCATCGCCACCCGAGGGGACCTCAATTTGATGGAGGAAGCCAACATCCAGGAGGCTCGGGAATGGGCCTTTCGTTCCGGACGATCCGATATCCTCAACGATGCCTTTGTCAGGGAACTTCATCGGCGGATGTTCCGCGATGTTTGGAAGTGGGCCGGTGTTTACCGGAAAAGCATCAAGAACCTGGGCGAGCCGCCGGAACAGATCGCGGTGAAGGTACGGGAGCTTTGCACGGACGTCCATTGGTGGGTGGAAAAAAGCATATATCCGTGGGACGAGGCGGCGGCTAGGGTCCACCACCGATTGGTGTCCATTCACCCCTTTTCCAACGGCAACGGGCGGCATGCCCGTCTTTTCACCGATCTCTTCCTGGAGAAAATGGGGGCGGCTCCCGCAAGCTGGGGGGCCGCCAAGGCCGATTCGGACCATGAAAAAACGCAAGACTTGCGGAACCGATATATCTCCGCTTTAAGGGCGGCGGATAAGGGAGAATACCCTTTACTGGTACAATTCATCCGGTCGTAAAGAAGGGAACCATGCGCCAAGGATCGATCACCCAAGCCGCGCTTTGCCTGCTCCTGGGGCTTCCGGGTCTCCTTTTCGCCCCCCAACGGCCTGGTGGATTGGACCTTGGCAAGGAAAGACCCTGCGAGGTTTTTATGAGGCTTTGGAAAAAGAGGCTTGAATCCGTGGCTAAAACCATGAAGTTTGGTGAGGAAACCTTAGCCGGGCGACTTGGATCATAATTATCTTTGACCCTTATTAAGATATATCATTGGGATTAAATATCCCTTTTGGACGGTGGTTTATGAGCCGCTCATTCTATTTTTTGCTTTTTGTTTTGGTCATGTCTATGCTCCTGCCGTTTGCTTGTGGACCAAAAAGCTCACCTTCCGCCCCAGGATTAGCGCTACTGGAGTTTATCCCTAGCGCCACACCCAGCAGTACTTCAACGGCAACCAATACGCCTACGACCACACCCTCGCCAACTTCTACAGCAACCGCTACACCTACCGCCACCTTAAACCCAATAGTGGGCGCGGTCTGGAACCGAACCACATCTTCCGCTGCTTTTCCTGCCCGAGCTTGTCATCTCGGTCTTGTTTTTAACAACAAGATGTGGGTGATCGCAGGAGAAGACAGTTCTGGAGGCCGCCTTAATGATGTTTGGGATTCAACGGATGGAGCCACCTGGAACGAGGCCACGACGGCAGCAGCTTTCGGACCCAGGTTAAGTCCGGGTGGCTTGGTCTATAACAATAAAATGTGGGTCATTGGAGGGGAAAGTAATGGGGTCACCGATCTGAGCGATGTTTGGAATTCTACAGATGGCTCAACTTGGTATCCCGCCACCACCACGGCAGCCTTTGGAAAAAGATCGAATGGGAGTTATTTGGTTTTCAACAGCAAGATGTGGGTGATAGGTGGGTGGAATAGTGCTATCGGGTTCTTGGGTGATACCTGGTATTCATCGGACGGATCGAATTGGAACCAAGCGACCGCTTCGGCGGCCTTTGGGCCACGGCAATGGCATAGCAGTGT from the bacterium genome contains:
- a CDS encoding SDR family NAD(P)-dependent oxidoreductase — translated: MTTPQSPIHSGFGPASTAEEVIQGIDLTGQTAIVTGGYSGLGLETARVLRQAGAQVLVPARDVPRAQDALKGLGIAVEPMDLMDPASIDAFADRFLKGLTTLSPATGSNGLATGQSLSLLINSAGIMACPLTRDSRGYESQFSTNHLGHFQLTLKLWPALKAAQCARVVSLSSWGHRHSPVVFEDPNFERREYTPWLGYGQSKTANILFALELDRRGEADGIRAFSVHPGGIVATGLGKYITPEQLKAGGAVDEKGQPVIDPERGFKTVEQGAATSVWCATSPSLKGMGGVYCQDCDVAPVVDLTSDAAKKFASKPLGVMPYAVDPEAAKRLWELSERLTGTKGRE
- a CDS encoding mobile mystery protein A, whose product is MRHNKKSTVLQRQLLDQKFKDLPNLPPKPQGGWLKADRVALGLSIRQLAKRLKVSLKAIDSIEKNEALGTATLNSIARSAKAMGCRLVYAVVPEEGADSLESILDKRALALARRIRNQTAHSMRLEDQAVESSIASKRENDLAAELKAKQDPRLWEEP
- a CDS encoding mobile mystery protein B, whose protein sequence is MIDLFAASDGQTPLTDEEKEGLIPPAIATRGDLNLMEEANIQEAREWAFRSGRSDILNDAFVRELHRRMFRDVWKWAGVYRKSIKNLGEPPEQIAVKVRELCTDVHWWVEKSIYPWDEAAARVHHRLVSIHPFSNGNGRHARLFTDLFLEKMGAAPASWGAAKADSDHEKTQDLRNRYISALRAADKGEYPLLVQFIRS